AACACCTTACTATAAATATGCTGTAAGTTGTACCATATAATGATGAATAATTTTATAATATATAAAAAAGTCGATAGTCTATTTCTTTATTTTAGGGATATAGGAAAGGCGTAGATTTCTCTTTTCATTTGTAGCATGCTGCATTAATATTTACGTATTAATCTAGAAAATAGTGATGAATAATATTGTAATTGTTGGTCTGCAATGGGGTGACGAAGGCAAGGGTAAAATAGTAGATTATCTTTCTGAGAATGCAGATGTAGTTGTGAGATTTCAGGGAGGAAATAATGCAGGGCACACTATAGTAATAGATGATGAGGTTTATAAATTAAATTTACTGCCCTCTGCTGTTTTGAGAGCGGACAAAATATCTATTATAGGAAACGGTGTTGCTCTTGATTCACATGCTCTAGTCTCAGAAATAGAGTCATTGAAAGTTAAAGGAGTAGACGTAAACTATAACAACTTGATGGTATCCGAGAGCTGTCCATTAATACTTAGCGTACATAAGGACAAGGAAAAGCTATTTGAAGATTTAAACGGAAATCACAAAATTGGTACAACAAACAAAGGGATAGGGCCATGTTATGAAGATAAAGTTGGCAGGAGAGCTATACGCCTTTGTGACTTAGAAAACACAGATGAGCTCAATCAAAGAGTGGATGCTCTCCTGAGTTACCATAATGCTATCAGAAAAGGACTTAACTACCAGGTAGTTAAAAAAGAAGAAATATTAAAGGAAATTCAAGAGATTTCAGAAAAAATTCTTTTATATAAAAAACCTGTGTGGAAGATACTAAATGATTTTATGAAAGAAGGTAAGAAAATAATATTTGAAGGCGCTCAAGGCGCATTTTTAGATATCGACCACGGAACTTACCCTTTTGTTACTTCAAGTAATACCGTAGCATCGCAAGCGATAACAGGCTCAGGATTATCCTACAATGCTCAAATTATTGGTGTAGCAAAAGCGTATACAACAAGAGTGGGTAATGGTCCATTTCCTACTGAACAAAATAACGAGATTGGAGACAGCTTATTTTCTATAGGTAAGGAACTTGGAACAGTAAGCAATAGAAGAAGGCGCTGCGGATGGTTTGACGCAGTTTTAGTGCGCCAGGCCGTACAACTCTCTGGAGTTTCAAGCATTGTATTAACCAAATTAGATATTCTTGATTCTTTTGATACTATTAAAATAGGCACTGGTTATAAGTATGGCGGAAAAATGTATGATTATTTACCCGCATCACATTCAATACAAAAAGAATTAGAG
This sequence is a window from Wolbachia endosymbiont (group B) of Protocalliphora azurea. Protein-coding genes within it:
- a CDS encoding adenylosuccinate synthase: MNNIVIVGLQWGDEGKGKIVDYLSENADVVVRFQGGNNAGHTIVIDDEVYKLNLLPSAVLRADKISIIGNGVALDSHALVSEIESLKVKGVDVNYNNLMVSESCPLILSVHKDKEKLFEDLNGNHKIGTTNKGIGPCYEDKVGRRAIRLCDLENTDELNQRVDALLSYHNAIRKGLNYQVVKKEEILKEIQEISEKILLYKKPVWKILNDFMKEGKKIIFEGAQGAFLDIDHGTYPFVTSSNTVASQAITGSGLSYNAQIIGVAKAYTTRVGNGPFPTEQNNEIGDSLFSIGKELGTVSNRRRRCGWFDAVLVRQAVQLSGVSSIVLTKLDILDSFDTIKIGTGYKYGGKMYDYLPASHSIQKELEPIYEEFPGWKEKTQGKRSVKELPANLMKYVRKIEELIGVPIHLISTSPNREDVIKLKNL